The DNA sequence TCATATTCATCTCTCATAAATCACCTCGAATTATATTGTTCAATTTCCCGTGGTTTGGCTTTTCTGGCCGAAATAATCCTGACTCTTTCGCCTTCGACTTTTTCAACGTAGACGACAACCAGAACTCGTATATTTTGCGATAGCCCTAAACGAATCCAGCGCTCTTCCTTTTCACTATGATCAGGGTCCGTCATCTCGACGGCTGAATCATCACTCCACACCGTAGCCGCCTCAGTAAAGCGAACCCCGTGCTTCTTGTAATTGCTATCGGCCTTTAGGTCGTCCCATTCAAAATCCACAGAATCCATCCTAATTCATTGTTACAACAATGTAAATACATTTATTAAAATACCACTCGTACCCTGCTTAAAACGGTTTAAATCAAAATCCAACTTTCTTTTCCCCCTTTGTTTACCTAACACTCAAAACTCGATAAAACTTGTTTAGGTAAGTCACACCCTAATTAAATTTCGCGTGATTTCAATCATTTAGTTGTCTTTTTTAGACTCCTCAATATATCCATACTAAAAACTGGTACACGCACTAGCTTGAGGTGGTAGCGCTCGAAAGGGCGTGCTGGTTCAAGTCCAGTCCCGGGGACCAATTTATTGTGCTTGAGTTTATGATCTTGGTTTGTTGAACTTCTCGATGATTAAAACCGCAGCCCGCCACCGTTAACCATATATTAGTCCAGCTTGTGTTTGTACCGCTAACCACCGAAGATGGCGTACTTTTTCAAGGCTAATTTTATTCCAAAGCTGGTTGATTAATTCGTTCACTTTAACCCTTTGCTGAAGGTAGGAATAGTTCATAGAGACTTGATAATAGCCACCCAGTGCGGGGGCCGCGAGTTCGACATAATTAGCGCCATTAAAAATACGAAGATTGGTAGCTCCGACAACAGCTCCTTGTCCTGTTCCAGTGGTCACCAGATTTCCCGTTGAATTGATCGAAGTACTTCCACCGATGGTCCCCAGCGTTAACAGGGGGTTAAGGGCACCGCCACTGACCTTGCCCGCGGTCGAAAGAGTTGGGATATCGCTCTCAGCCAGGGTAGTTCCACTTGTCACGCGGCCCTTGCTATCCGTAGTCACTTTTGTATAGGTGCCCGCCGTCCCCACATTGGGAAGACCTGCTGCGAGCATTATTGAGTTCTGTTCCCGTTGTCGATACGCCGTCGGCAAGCTTGAGGATTAGGTTTGCCTTGTAGCCACCAACTTGAAGTACCTCGACGGCCATAGGGACATAGTTGATCGGGAGCGCCGGAGCGGCTTCCCAGGTTCCTGAGGCAAAGGTTCCATCATTGAAGGAAAGCTGAATGCGACGACCATCCGA is a window from the Deltaproteobacteria bacterium genome containing:
- a CDS encoding BrnT family toxin — translated: MDSVDFEWDDLKADSNYKKHGVRFTEAATVWSDDSAVEMTDPDHSEKEERWIRLGLSQNIRVLVVVYVEKVEGERVRIISARKAKPREIEQYNSR